In Roseofilum capinflatum BLCC-M114, the sequence TGCAAACCGGTTTGCATGGCTAAAGCGCGTGTACTGGGCAGTTGGGAGCCAGGAGGGTATTGACCAGAGGCGATCGCAAAGCGTAATTGATTAAATAACTGATTAGAAGCCGGAATGTCACTATCTGGCTGAATCTGAAATTTGACCATATCCCCAGAGATACCCCCACAATGTCATTGATTTCTAGTATATAGGGCTTTGTGCGATCGCAGACATGAAACGCACGGTCATAGGTATCGCGCTTTCCGCTTCGCGGACATGAACGCGCTAGGGAATAGGGAATAGGGAATAGGGAATAGGGAATAGGGAACAGGGAATAGGGAACAGGGAATAGGGAACAGGGAATAGATAATGGGCATTGGAGAAACTGGGTTTTCCCTTAAAATTGGAAAGACACAACCTCAAGTTTTCCAGCAATTATGACCGATTTAACCATCCAATCTACCCCCGTACAAGTTCCCAATGGCGACTTACTCATCGATGCGTATCTGGCTGAACCCACCACACCCGGCCCCCATCCGGGGGTGGTGGTGGTACAGGAGATTTTTGGGGTCAATGAACATATTCGGGATGTAACGGATCGGATCGCCAAACAGGGTTATATTGCCATTGCTCCGGCAATCTATCAGCGTCTGGCTCCCGGTTTTGAAGCCGGTTATACCCCAGAGGATATTAAAATCGGGCGCGAATATAAGGTGAAAACCAAAGCCGATGAGCTGCTCAGTGATATTCAAGCCACTTTAGAGTATCTGAAAACGCGACCCAATCTAAAATCGGGAGGCTTTGGGGCGATCGGATTTTGCTTTGGGGGCCATGTGGTTTATTTAACCGCTATCTTAGAGGAGATTAAAGCCACTGCTTCGTTCTATGGCGCGGGAATTGCCACCCTCACCCCAGGAGGAGGCGAACCTACCGTTACCCGCACCCCAGAAATTAAGGGAACCATGCACTGCTTTTTTGGCAATGAGGATGCTAGTATTCCTGCTGAGGAAGTTGAGCAAATTGAAGCTACGTTAAGGGAGGCTCAGGTGGATCATCAGATTTTCCGATACGATGGAGCCGATCATGGCTTTTTCTGCGATCGCCGGTCTAGTTATAATGCAAAAGCTGCTACTGATGCCTGGGCTAAAGTGAAAGACTTGTTTCACACCCAACTTCAGGCCTCTTAATTTCTCAGATCCTAGTTATGAACCCTGAATCTAAACCCTCTTCTGAAACTCCCTCTTCCATTGGCTTTTCCCAGGATGACTTTGCCCAAGCCTTGCAAGAGCATGACTATACCTTCCAAAAAGGACAAACAGTACGCGGTCGGGTGGCCGTTCATTCTCAAGATGGAGCCTATATTGAAATTGGGGGCAAATCGACTGCCTTTGTCCCCCTACAAGAGGCAGCCTTGGAAACGGTAACCGATTTGTCTACGGTGTTACCTCTGAATGAGGAATTAGATTTTCTAATTACTCGCGAACAAAATGAAGAGGGACAAGTAACGCTCTCGCGCCGCCAACTGGAAATTCAACGCCTTTGGGATACTCTCTTAGACAAGCAGGAAGAGCAACAAGCTCTGCAAGTCCGAGTCACGGGGAGCAATAAAGGGGGAGTGACGGTGGATGTGATGGGACTTAGGGGTTTTATACCGCGATCGCATCTGAATCGACGGGATAATCTAAACGCTCTCAAAGGAGAAACCCTGACGGTTACCTTTCTGGAAGTTAACCCCGATACTCGTAAGTTGGTGCTTTCCGAACGTCTAGCCACTCAAGCGACTACCTTTAGTCAGTTGGAAGTGGGTCAACTGGTCGAAGGGCGAATTGCCAATATTAAACCCTTTGGTTTGTTTGTGGATTTAGGCAATACCACCGGACTCATTCATATTAAGCAAATTAGCCAAAGTTATATTGAATCTCTGTCCAGTCAGTTTTCCATTGGTCAATCGATTAAGGCGATTATTATTAATATTGATGAAGGAAAAGGACGGATTTCTTTGTCTACCCGCATTTTGGAAAATTATCCCGGAGAACTGTTAGAAAATATGGAGGAAGTGATGGCCAGTGCTGCGGCTCGTCGGGAACGGGCAGCTAAATCGTTGCAAAATACCTAAGCTACAGATTTAGCCCAAGGGAGAGAGCAAGCATGGTTTAAGTTGTGTCCTCTCCCTTAACTCAAAATTGCTCGAAATTTGGACATTTATCGGTTAATTGATTCAATGAAAACTATTTGGGAACTCGATTTTTACTCCCGCCCTATTCTGGATGAGAATAATAAGAAAGTTTGGGAAATTCTGATTTGTGAAACGCCCTTATCGATCGCGACTGACCCGGAAAGCTTGTTCCGTTACTCTCGATATTGTGCGAGTAATAAAGTGAACTCAGGCGAATTAAAGGATGCGATTTTAGAGGCCATGGATAAAGCCAATCAACGGCCCAGTAAAATTCGCTTCTTTCGCCGACAAATGAATAAC encodes:
- a CDS encoding dienelactone hydrolase family protein, encoding MTDLTIQSTPVQVPNGDLLIDAYLAEPTTPGPHPGVVVVQEIFGVNEHIRDVTDRIAKQGYIAIAPAIYQRLAPGFEAGYTPEDIKIGREYKVKTKADELLSDIQATLEYLKTRPNLKSGGFGAIGFCFGGHVVYLTAILEEIKATASFYGAGIATLTPGGGEPTVTRTPEIKGTMHCFFGNEDASIPAEEVEQIEATLREAQVDHQIFRYDGADHGFFCDRRSSYNAKAATDAWAKVKDLFHTQLQAS
- a CDS encoding S1 RNA-binding domain-containing protein; translated protein: MNPESKPSSETPSSIGFSQDDFAQALQEHDYTFQKGQTVRGRVAVHSQDGAYIEIGGKSTAFVPLQEAALETVTDLSTVLPLNEELDFLITREQNEEGQVTLSRRQLEIQRLWDTLLDKQEEQQALQVRVTGSNKGGVTVDVMGLRGFIPRSHLNRRDNLNALKGETLTVTFLEVNPDTRKLVLSERLATQATTFSQLEVGQLVEGRIANIKPFGLFVDLGNTTGLIHIKQISQSYIESLSSQFSIGQSIKAIIINIDEGKGRISLSTRILENYPGELLENMEEVMASAAARRERAAKSLQNT